The following are encoded together in the Pedobacter steynii genome:
- a CDS encoding DUF47 domain-containing protein, producing MNSFFKVFSPKDKKFQPLFEECGGNLVSISENLLLALSTTDVEKRKIYIKEIERMEHTGELIRTRVFLKLSKSLITPFSREDIHALISSLYDIADYMHTAAINIDLYHVVDLNKPMIKMAQLLIDMCKDLEIALKELKSFKNTGLISDVCLRIYKGESQADSLCNHALAGLFESETNAIELIKQKEILQTLEMATDKCDDVANVLESILVKNA from the coding sequence ATGAACAGCTTTTTCAAAGTCTTTAGCCCTAAGGATAAAAAGTTCCAGCCACTATTCGAAGAATGTGGAGGAAACCTAGTCAGTATATCGGAGAACCTGCTCCTTGCTTTGAGTACTACCGATGTTGAAAAAAGAAAAATATATATCAAGGAAATTGAGCGCATGGAGCATACAGGTGAGCTCATCCGAACCAGGGTATTCCTAAAACTGAGTAAAAGCCTCATTACTCCTTTCAGTCGTGAAGACATTCATGCCCTAATCAGCTCTTTATATGATATTGCTGATTACATGCATACCGCAGCCATTAATATTGATTTGTATCATGTTGTTGACCTCAATAAACCAATGATCAAAATGGCACAGCTACTCATCGACATGTGCAAAGATCTTGAAATCGCACTTAAAGAACTCAAAAGCTTTAAAAATACAGGGCTAATCAGCGATGTATGCCTGAGGATTTATAAAGGTGAAAGCCAGGCGGATTCACTTTGTAACCATGCATTAGCAGGATTATTCGAATCCGAGACCAATGCAATTGAATTAATTAAACAAAAAGAAATACTCCAGACACTGGAAATGGCTACAGATAAATGCGATGACGTCGCTAATGTACTGGAAAGCATTCTAGTGAAAAACGCTTAA
- a CDS encoding winged helix-turn-helix domain-containing protein codes for MRSALEHFDKAFENRIRLQIMSILVANENYDFNSLKELLEVTDGNLASHLKALEKEEYIIIYKSFLGRKPNTSYAASEKGRTAFLKHLQALENLIKQQKL; via the coding sequence GTGAGATCAGCCTTAGAACATTTCGATAAAGCCTTTGAAAACAGGATACGCTTGCAGATCATGAGCATTCTGGTGGCCAATGAGAATTATGACTTTAATTCCCTTAAGGAATTACTGGAGGTAACCGATGGGAACCTCGCTTCCCACCTGAAAGCTCTTGAAAAGGAAGAATACATCATTATTTATAAGTCCTTTCTGGGCAGAAAACCAAATACCAGCTATGCTGCCTCAGAAAAAGGAAGAACTGCATTTCTCAAACACCTGCAAGCCCTTGAAAATTTAATTAAACAGCAAAAGCTATAA
- the creD gene encoding cell envelope integrity protein CreD — protein MESLQSLPQKSIFAQLQESVAAKLFLIGMLTLLLLLPSSWIQTLITERQQRQDEAITEIAEKWSGAQLIESPVMQLPYKTFVKVVDAAGKSTLKEDFSVIYILPEELNIQTQVNPEILHRGIFDAVVYNTKLKIQGRFSELELKKSGINPDLILWDKVKVIAGLSDLKGLKNNPKIKLEDLAYTAEPDFSPENLFTNSLSVQTNLSAGKTTSIRFNYDIDLRGSGELNFLHLGKNTSVNVTGNWNNPSFTGNYLPETRSITEKQFTGNWKMSNFNRPFPQQWLGTNNALNEQNKAKATFGVKFLLPVDQYQKTMRSAKYSVLIILLSFISLFFIELLNKIKVNLLQYVLIGAAMIIYYSLLLSFTEQIGFTLAYLIASIATITLVSAFIGTFLRNKKAAFVFAIILSIFYSFIYVIIQLQDMALLFGSIGLFITVACLMYFSVKINWNKNQPAIA, from the coding sequence ATGGAATCACTTCAATCTCTCCCTCAAAAATCAATCTTTGCTCAACTACAGGAATCTGTAGCTGCAAAGCTCTTCTTAATTGGCATGCTCACACTATTGCTTCTTCTGCCATCCTCCTGGATTCAAACGCTGATTACCGAACGCCAGCAGCGCCAGGACGAAGCCATCACAGAAATTGCAGAAAAATGGTCCGGGGCACAACTCATCGAAAGCCCCGTAATGCAATTGCCTTATAAGACATTTGTTAAAGTAGTAGATGCAGCGGGCAAAAGCACTTTAAAGGAAGATTTTTCGGTAATCTACATCCTTCCTGAAGAGCTCAATATTCAAACTCAGGTAAACCCTGAAATTCTGCATCGTGGCATTTTTGATGCTGTCGTGTACAATACAAAGCTGAAAATCCAGGGTCGTTTTAGTGAACTGGAATTAAAAAAATCCGGGATCAATCCCGATTTAATCCTATGGGATAAAGTGAAAGTAATTGCCGGATTAAGTGACCTTAAAGGATTAAAAAACAATCCAAAAATAAAGCTTGAAGACCTGGCCTATACCGCTGAACCCGATTTCTCCCCGGAAAACCTCTTCACCAATAGTCTCTCGGTACAGACCAACCTAAGTGCCGGCAAAACAACGTCCATCCGTTTCAATTATGACATTGACCTTCGTGGAAGCGGAGAGTTAAACTTTCTCCACCTTGGTAAGAACACCTCTGTAAATGTAACGGGGAACTGGAACAATCCAAGCTTTACAGGCAACTATCTACCCGAAACAAGGTCCATCACCGAGAAGCAATTTACAGGAAACTGGAAAATGTCTAATTTCAACAGACCTTTTCCGCAACAATGGCTGGGAACCAATAACGCATTAAACGAACAAAATAAAGCTAAAGCAACCTTTGGTGTCAAATTTTTGCTCCCTGTCGATCAATACCAGAAAACGATGCGATCAGCAAAATATTCGGTCTTGATTATCCTGCTTAGTTTCATCTCTCTCTTTTTTATTGAACTCCTGAATAAAATAAAGGTCAACTTACTTCAATACGTATTGATCGGGGCAGCGATGATCATATACTATAGTCTTCTATTGTCTTTTACTGAACAAATCGGCTTTACATTAGCCTACTTAATCGCTTCCATTGCCACAATTACACTGGTAAGTGCATTTATCGGAACATTTTTGAGAAATAAAAAAGCAGCTTTTGTCTTTGCAATCATCCTCAGCATATTTTATAGCTTCATTTATGTGATCATTCAATTGCAGGATATGGCGCTTCTTTTCGGCAGCATCGGCTTATTCATCACTGTAGCATGTCTGATGTATTTCTCTGTTAAAATCAACTGGAATAAAAATCAACCGGCGATTGCTTAA
- a CDS encoding XrtN system VIT domain-containing protein: MKRLKSILLEDKFRLSGIVSILISALAFVISGYLPTETAFIFFIISYGISTIFCVAVMTKAFATYRWKMSKGKIEYTALLLVLWFTSAFSLNKSMNVFNNSSTWLSVYICLASLSIILCTLQEAFNLFFRHVLTFFLAASTILFIYFALYLIPLYPLSVLAVIVLGLSLHTFIPLFLSIVALAFLVRFYKKTPALKYTIAFGLFVPMLISVWFTIEWSQLNKNIKLAQNHNSLNESVLPEWVEIAVHLRKSPITEKYLKAELVYTTPLEDRSWFSGNISSSFSEPKKHDPLVMIASLWSGKPELTQNDRIKILKSIYDSRHLAEERLWSGDDLETQSVASNIKVYPEYRMAYTEKILSVRNNNERKLNTDQEAIYTFHLPEGSVVSSLSLWINGREEKARLTTKGKADSAYKTIVGVEVRDPSVVHWQEGNTVSVRVFPCTTKENRKFKIGITSPLKKEGGQLIYENTWFDGPTAKNAEESIQLDFSNPPKQFDTDLKRQKNGKYLADRQYKDKWTLRFDKTELSNQSFSFGANSYQLKEAIAVPTAFKPTDIYLDLNRSWSEQELKTLWPHINQQNVYVFKEKLIKLTAENLSSVYSDFYSLNFSLFPFYEISNPENALVISKSSGNEPNLRDLENSKFQENTSRFFAEPKIFHLYQLGEKSSPYLKTLKEFGVFDYNEGNLDQLINQLEKSQFKTFHDLDNALVIPNAEMKVKKIEGNVQTTAPDHLLRLFAYNDILKKAGASYFEKNEFQNDLLGTADEAFIVSPVSSMIVLESQQDYDRFGIEESKNSLKNASIQSSGAAPEPHEWMLIILCATVIIYFTHQAGHFNKLKLLWK, translated from the coding sequence ATGAAAAGATTAAAATCCATTCTTTTAGAAGACAAATTCCGCTTAAGCGGAATTGTCTCTATTCTTATTTCGGCCTTGGCATTTGTAATCTCTGGTTATCTTCCTACCGAAACAGCCTTCATTTTCTTTATCATCAGTTACGGCATTTCTACGATTTTTTGTGTCGCAGTTATGACTAAGGCATTTGCCACGTACAGGTGGAAGATGTCCAAAGGCAAAATAGAATATACAGCACTACTGCTAGTTCTTTGGTTTACCAGTGCTTTCTCACTAAATAAATCAATGAATGTTTTTAACAATTCCAGCACCTGGTTGTCGGTATATATCTGTCTGGCCTCCTTGTCGATAATCCTCTGTACCTTACAGGAAGCATTTAATCTATTCTTCAGGCATGTGCTTACCTTTTTCCTCGCAGCTTCAACAATATTGTTCATTTATTTTGCCCTTTACCTAATTCCATTATATCCGCTCAGTGTTCTCGCAGTGATTGTACTTGGCCTGTCACTTCATACTTTTATCCCGCTTTTTCTTTCCATTGTTGCCCTGGCTTTTCTGGTTAGGTTTTATAAAAAAACTCCTGCATTGAAATATACCATAGCATTCGGACTTTTTGTTCCTATGCTGATCTCGGTCTGGTTTACGATAGAATGGAGCCAATTAAATAAAAACATTAAACTGGCTCAAAACCACAATTCCCTGAATGAAAGTGTGCTGCCCGAGTGGGTGGAAATAGCGGTCCACCTCCGCAAATCGCCGATTACGGAAAAATACCTGAAAGCGGAACTCGTATATACTACCCCATTGGAAGATCGCAGCTGGTTTTCAGGAAACATCAGCTCTTCATTTTCGGAACCTAAAAAGCACGACCCTTTGGTCATGATCGCAAGTCTATGGTCTGGAAAACCTGAACTAACTCAAAATGATCGGATTAAGATACTTAAATCTATTTATGATTCCAGGCACCTTGCAGAAGAAAGACTATGGTCTGGTGATGATCTGGAAACACAAAGTGTAGCCAGTAACATCAAAGTATATCCGGAATATCGAATGGCATATACCGAGAAAATACTGAGCGTCCGCAACAATAACGAAAGGAAATTGAATACCGATCAGGAGGCCATATATACCTTTCATCTTCCAGAAGGATCCGTAGTCAGTTCACTTTCTTTATGGATCAATGGCAGAGAAGAAAAAGCACGTCTGACTACGAAAGGCAAGGCAGATTCCGCCTATAAAACCATCGTAGGTGTCGAAGTACGTGATCCATCTGTCGTCCACTGGCAAGAGGGCAACACCGTAAGCGTTCGCGTTTTTCCATGTACCACAAAAGAAAACAGGAAATTTAAAATCGGCATCACCAGCCCTCTTAAAAAAGAAGGCGGTCAACTCATTTACGAAAACACCTGGTTTGATGGCCCGACCGCAAAAAATGCAGAAGAAAGTATTCAGTTGGATTTCTCCAATCCTCCAAAACAATTCGATACTGACCTTAAGCGCCAGAAAAACGGAAAATATCTGGCCGACAGGCAGTATAAGGATAAATGGACATTGAGATTTGACAAAACTGAGCTATCTAATCAGTCCTTCTCCTTTGGCGCCAATAGCTACCAATTAAAAGAAGCAATTGCAGTTCCTACAGCTTTCAAACCAACAGACATTTACCTGGATCTCAATCGCTCCTGGTCTGAACAGGAGCTAAAAACGTTATGGCCACATATCAACCAGCAAAATGTATATGTATTTAAAGAAAAGCTGATAAAACTGACTGCGGAAAATTTAAGTTCTGTCTACAGCGACTTTTATAGCTTAAACTTCAGTCTCTTTCCATTCTATGAAATCTCAAATCCTGAAAATGCACTTGTCATTAGTAAAAGTAGTGGAAATGAACCCAACCTGAGAGACCTGGAAAACAGCAAATTCCAGGAAAACACCAGTCGTTTCTTTGCCGAGCCTAAAATCTTTCATTTATATCAACTAGGGGAAAAAAGTAGTCCTTATCTAAAAACGCTAAAAGAATTTGGAGTTTTCGACTATAATGAAGGAAACCTTGATCAACTCATTAACCAGCTTGAGAAAAGTCAGTTTAAAACTTTCCATGATCTGGATAATGCATTGGTGATTCCCAACGCGGAAATGAAAGTGAAAAAGATAGAAGGAAACGTGCAGACAACTGCTCCCGATCATCTACTTCGCCTATTCGCCTACAATGACATTCTGAAAAAAGCAGGCGCCTCGTATTTTGAGAAAAATGAGTTTCAAAACGACCTGCTTGGTACCGCAGACGAGGCTTTCATTGTCTCTCCAGTATCCAGTATGATCGTTTTGGAAAGTCAGCAGGATTACGACCGCTTTGGGATAGAAGAGAGCAAAAACAGTTTAAAAAATGCCTCCATTCAATCCTCCGGTGCCGCTCCCGAACCACATGAATGGATGCTCATCATTCTATGTGCAACTGTCATCATCTATTTTACTCATCAGGCCGGACATTTTAATAAACTTAAGTTATTATGGAAATAG
- a CDS encoding DeoR/GlpR family DNA-binding transcription regulator, which translates to MINIAERHQYILNKIQTDGSVDVQVLCKELDVSSVTIRKDLKLLEDKNLLFRTHGGATLNNPYTVDKPVNEKEQLQSTEKMKIGALAADLVEDNDSIIIASGTTVLALARCIKPKGNLTVITSALNVALELVHHTNIEVIQLGGLLRKSSSSVTGPYSDNILGNVFCSKLFLGVDGIDLEFGLTTTNAFEAHLNRQMIDSSQKIIVLADSTKFGKRGFGKICGIDEVDHIITDSGISPQTVKNLESIGITVSII; encoded by the coding sequence ATGATTAACATAGCAGAAAGACACCAATACATTCTTAATAAAATTCAAACTGACGGGTCAGTAGATGTTCAGGTTTTATGTAAAGAACTGGATGTTTCCTCTGTCACAATCAGGAAAGACTTAAAGCTTTTGGAGGATAAAAATCTTTTGTTCAGAACTCATGGAGGGGCAACTTTAAACAATCCCTATACCGTCGATAAACCGGTAAATGAAAAAGAACAACTGCAGTCTACCGAAAAGATGAAGATTGGTGCACTTGCTGCGGATTTAGTCGAAGACAATGACTCCATCATTATTGCTTCCGGGACTACTGTTCTGGCCCTGGCCAGGTGTATCAAACCCAAAGGCAATCTGACCGTCATTACTTCTGCGTTGAATGTTGCATTGGAGCTCGTCCACCATACCAATATTGAAGTTATTCAATTGGGTGGCTTACTCAGAAAAAGTTCATCTTCTGTAACTGGCCCTTACTCAGACAATATTCTGGGAAATGTATTTTGCAGTAAGCTTTTTCTTGGTGTAGACGGGATTGACCTTGAGTTTGGATTAACCACTACCAATGCTTTTGAGGCACACCTCAATCGCCAGATGATCGATTCTTCACAAAAGATAATCGTGCTTGCTGATTCTACCAAGTTTGGTAAACGGGGATTTGGAAAAATTTGCGGAATTGATGAAGTAGACCATATTATTACAGACAGTGGAATTTCCCCTCAAACGGTAAAAAACCTGGAGAGCATCGGAATAACAGTTTCCATCATATGA
- a CDS encoding SusC/RagA family TonB-linked outer membrane protein, whose amino-acid sequence MMNKTFTNHKVLTKFVGCTAFALAFMFGPSGQQLMAATGSSSFRIYIQETVTIKGFVKDDADGQPMPGVTITDGQRKPLGVTNGDGAFSITVPKGKDVSFNMIGYQLVQKKFNENQVNVMIRLSASSSELNEVVVTALGIKRESKSLGFGATVVNGKEISDAPSNNWSDALKGKVPGLMLTQAGSGPINSARINLRGDRSLSGNNEALIVLDGVPILTRSVSSGVTDAYGAGSSGQDKDIPIDFGNGISDINPDDIESITVLKGAAAAALYGSRAQNGALIITTKSGSKREKGIGITVNSNSSFNDVLRWPDYQYEYGQGNLNKNAAGELYYSYGASEDGTNTGSTSSAFGPKFNGQSYFQYDPILEKQGAERTPWVPYKDNIKGFWRTGFTLQNSVAFDGGTDNFTARASITHTKNEWIMPNTGFERLVASLNTSMQISKKLKLNGKFSYTNKSSDNLPGTGYNGQSIAYFMIFQNPNVDLNWYAPRWKQGQEQLKQVHPYSSYIENPFLIAHEMTNSLNSTNLDGNLQGVYKFDDNWELMFRSGLNMRVDTREQRRSFDTSNFPLGYYKQQDVNFLESNTDALLSYNTRITPKLGIRASLGGNLMNREFKENNSIARGLLLPGIYKLSNALSTPAAENERTERQTQSVFGLINMDWDKKIYLDITGRNDWSSTLPDGNNSYFYPSVSTSYILSELFKLTEIISFAKLRLSWAQIGSDTDPYRTKKYYGTSTFPGSSEAPGTLHNADLKPEMSKSWETGGNFSLFNNRITADLNLYSTTTINQVLLVPLDITTGFSKAFINGGKIRNRGIEVMLSGKPFATQNFTWTSTLTWSKNQNRILELSKDALNAQQVIAQSGAGAASIVATVGGTTGDLWGYGLVRNENGDVIFDQKTGLALRPDDMRKIGNAYADWRGGFQNEFRYKDFTVSVLIDGQYGGIVYSQTHHKMTEQGKLQHTLAGREEGGVIGKGVVQNGDGSFSPNTTKVPVNTWYADYYRRANVETNSFDASYLKLREARIEYRLPKSLIKKLNISGATVALYGRDLAMISKFPVFDPETAALNGSSIMPGVEMGQLPSTRTFGLNLRLQL is encoded by the coding sequence ATGATGAATAAAACCTTTACTAATCACAAAGTATTAACAAAATTTGTTGGCTGCACAGCCTTTGCACTGGCATTTATGTTTGGACCATCGGGACAACAACTCATGGCTGCTACCGGAAGCTCATCCTTCCGTATTTATATACAGGAAACAGTAACTATTAAAGGGTTCGTAAAAGATGATGCCGATGGACAACCAATGCCAGGAGTAACTATTACGGATGGCCAAAGGAAACCCCTTGGTGTTACCAACGGCGATGGTGCTTTTAGTATTACAGTGCCGAAGGGAAAAGATGTCTCCTTTAATATGATTGGATATCAATTGGTTCAAAAAAAGTTTAATGAGAATCAGGTAAACGTGATGATTCGTTTGAGCGCTTCCAGCAGTGAGTTGAATGAGGTGGTAGTTACTGCACTTGGAATTAAACGCGAATCAAAATCCCTGGGATTTGGGGCAACTGTAGTCAATGGAAAAGAAATTTCAGATGCGCCTTCAAATAACTGGTCGGATGCTTTAAAGGGTAAAGTGCCAGGGTTAATGTTAACCCAGGCAGGTTCTGGTCCTATCAATAGTGCCAGAATTAACCTCCGTGGAGACCGTTCACTAAGTGGAAATAATGAAGCCCTCATTGTTCTTGATGGGGTTCCTATTCTGACCAGAAGTGTGAGCTCTGGAGTAACTGATGCATATGGAGCAGGGTCATCCGGACAGGATAAGGATATCCCAATTGATTTTGGAAATGGAATTTCGGATATAAATCCGGATGATATTGAATCCATCACCGTATTAAAAGGTGCTGCCGCTGCTGCACTTTATGGTAGTCGTGCACAGAATGGTGCCCTGATCATTACGACCAAGTCGGGAAGTAAAAGAGAGAAAGGGATCGGAATAACCGTAAATTCCAATTCAAGCTTCAATGATGTTTTGCGTTGGCCGGACTATCAATATGAGTACGGGCAGGGTAACTTAAATAAAAATGCAGCAGGAGAACTCTATTATTCTTATGGTGCATCTGAGGATGGAACAAATACTGGAAGTACTTCCAGTGCATTCGGCCCTAAGTTTAACGGACAAAGCTATTTTCAATATGATCCTATCCTTGAAAAACAAGGTGCTGAAAGGACACCCTGGGTTCCTTATAAAGATAACATTAAAGGGTTCTGGCGTACCGGATTTACGCTTCAGAATAGTGTAGCATTTGACGGTGGAACAGATAATTTTACTGCAAGAGCATCTATTACCCATACTAAAAATGAGTGGATTATGCCAAATACAGGATTTGAGCGATTAGTAGCTTCCCTCAATACCAGTATGCAGATCTCTAAGAAGCTGAAACTAAACGGTAAATTCAGCTATACCAACAAAAGCAGTGATAACCTTCCGGGAACGGGCTATAATGGTCAGTCTATTGCTTATTTTATGATTTTTCAAAACCCAAATGTCGATTTGAACTGGTATGCACCAAGGTGGAAACAAGGGCAGGAGCAGCTAAAACAGGTTCATCCTTATAGCTCTTATATTGAAAATCCTTTTCTCATTGCACATGAGATGACCAATAGCCTGAATAGTACGAACCTCGACGGTAATTTACAGGGAGTATATAAATTTGATGATAATTGGGAGTTGATGTTTCGTTCCGGGTTAAACATGCGTGTAGATACAAGAGAACAACGACGGTCATTTGATACTTCAAATTTTCCGCTGGGCTATTATAAGCAACAGGATGTGAACTTCCTGGAATCCAATACCGACGCTTTATTAAGCTATAATACCCGAATTACTCCTAAGCTTGGAATCCGTGCCTCTCTTGGGGGGAATCTGATGAACAGGGAATTTAAGGAGAACAATTCAATTGCCAGAGGATTATTGTTGCCTGGCATTTATAAATTGTCTAATGCTTTAAGTACCCCTGCTGCTGAAAATGAAAGAACCGAAAGACAAACTCAAAGTGTTTTCGGGTTAATCAACATGGATTGGGACAAAAAGATATACCTGGATATTACCGGACGTAATGATTGGTCGTCAACTTTACCTGATGGAAATAACTCTTATTTTTATCCTTCTGTTAGTACCAGTTATATTCTTTCCGAGCTTTTCAAGCTTACGGAAATCATCTCTTTTGCTAAATTAAGACTTTCATGGGCACAGATTGGTTCAGATACTGATCCATATCGGACTAAAAAGTATTATGGTACATCGACTTTCCCAGGTTCATCTGAGGCTCCGGGAACCTTGCACAATGCAGATCTGAAACCAGAGATGTCAAAATCGTGGGAAACCGGAGGAAACTTTTCTTTGTTTAATAACCGGATCACTGCCGACCTAAACCTTTATTCTACGACGACTATAAATCAGGTTTTACTGGTACCCTTAGATATCACAACAGGATTTAGTAAGGCTTTTATCAACGGAGGAAAAATCCGTAACAGAGGTATTGAGGTGATGTTAAGCGGGAAGCCTTTTGCTACCCAGAACTTTACCTGGACTTCTACATTGACCTGGTCTAAAAATCAAAATAGAATACTGGAACTGAGCAAGGATGCATTGAATGCACAGCAAGTAATTGCGCAAAGTGGTGCAGGAGCAGCTTCAATTGTTGCTACGGTTGGAGGCACTACGGGTGACTTATGGGGATACGGATTGGTAAGAAATGAAAATGGGGACGTCATCTTCGATCAAAAAACAGGACTTGCCTTACGCCCGGATGATATGAGGAAAATTGGAAATGCTTATGCAGACTGGCGTGGTGGCTTTCAAAATGAATTTAGGTATAAGGATTTTACGGTCAGTGTTTTGATTGACGGGCAGTATGGAGGTATTGTATACTCCCAAACTCATCATAAGATGACTGAGCAAGGAAAATTGCAACATACGCTTGCCGGACGGGAAGAAGGAGGAGTGATTGGGAAAGGTGTTGTTCAGAATGGCGACGGGAGTTTTTCTCCAAATACAACAAAAGTCCCTGTAAATACATGGTATGCAGATTATTATCGTCGTGCGAATGTAGAAACCAACAGTTTTGATGCTTCCTATCTGAAACTCAGAGAGGCCCGTATTGAATACCGTCTGCCTAAATCATTAATAAAAAAATTGAATATTTCAGGAGCTACGGTTGCTTTATATGGGAGAGACCTGGCCATGATTTCAAAATTCCCTGTCTTCGATCCGGAAACCGCTGCTTTAAACGGTTCGAGCATTATGCCTGGGGTGGAAATGGGACAGTTGCCAAGCACCAGAACATTTGGATTAAACCTCCGTCTGCAATTGTAA
- a CDS encoding SusD/RagB family nutrient-binding outer membrane lipoprotein encodes MKKKIIALFVLGNIIALASCTKNFEELNTNPNLIEKVTPGSLVTPTVYGMSTYFTVRSYDFTWQMMQVGIPNPSITSGIHRYDVQESAGNGTWNNCYKYLRNIREMEAAAELYKQPAYKAIAITLKAYIMGILTDSFGDVPFSEALQAENKITQPRFDTQQQIYTSLIQQLEEANVIYTGTETMSGNDLLYDNKKANWRKFNNSLLMRMILRLSKRTEFNSYEKLKAMIADPVKYPVFNENKDAAIVKITGIAPYDYAWGRRQDYVNFEAMGEFFVDMLNNLEDPRRALFMTRASKIVDKKPVDIGFKGYPAAHSGQDSQFGFSPSTPNGDLMFPNAVGTPINEVMMSYAEVEFIKAEVALKSGDLTAAKVAYEKGVTAAVTQWPSGIMPATYFSNPTAEFNGTMEQIMNQKYLALFFNDYQQWFEYRRTGFPRLPKTPYMYHNGVMPSRFMYHNDVRRFNLENYNIAAQRIGGDDVMTRVWWEK; translated from the coding sequence ATGAAAAAAAAGATAATAGCCCTTTTTGTCCTGGGCAATATAATAGCACTTGCTTCTTGTACCAAAAATTTTGAAGAACTCAATACCAACCCTAATTTAATCGAGAAAGTAACCCCAGGAAGTCTGGTGACTCCAACGGTCTATGGAATGAGTACTTATTTTACAGTGAGGAGTTATGATTTTACCTGGCAAATGATGCAGGTGGGAATTCCAAATCCAAGTATTACTTCTGGAATTCATCGTTATGATGTACAGGAGAGTGCCGGAAACGGAACCTGGAATAATTGTTATAAATACCTTCGGAATATCAGAGAGATGGAGGCAGCTGCAGAACTTTACAAGCAGCCAGCTTATAAGGCCATAGCGATTACATTAAAAGCTTATATTATGGGAATTCTGACTGATAGCTTTGGAGATGTTCCATTTTCAGAGGCGCTTCAGGCTGAAAATAAAATCACTCAGCCCCGCTTTGATACCCAACAGCAAATCTATACCTCATTGATTCAACAGTTGGAAGAAGCCAATGTTATTTATACTGGAACAGAGACGATGTCAGGTAATGATTTATTGTATGATAACAAGAAGGCAAACTGGCGTAAATTTAACAACTCCTTATTGATGAGAATGATTTTACGTCTTTCTAAAAGAACAGAATTCAACAGTTATGAAAAGTTGAAGGCAATGATTGCTGATCCGGTTAAATATCCGGTATTTAATGAGAATAAGGATGCGGCGATTGTCAAAATTACGGGAATTGCACCTTATGATTACGCCTGGGGAAGACGTCAGGATTACGTGAACTTTGAGGCCATGGGAGAGTTTTTTGTTGATATGCTGAACAATCTGGAGGATCCAAGAAGAGCACTTTTTATGACAAGAGCCTCAAAGATCGTAGATAAAAAGCCTGTGGATATTGGCTTTAAGGGATATCCTGCAGCTCATTCTGGTCAGGATTCACAGTTTGGTTTTAGCCCAAGCACACCTAACGGGGACCTGATGTTTCCAAATGCGGTGGGTACTCCCATTAATGAGGTGATGATGAGTTACGCAGAAGTGGAATTTATTAAGGCAGAAGTGGCTTTAAAATCCGGAGATCTGACTGCAGCCAAGGTGGCTTATGAGAAAGGTGTTACCGCCGCCGTCACCCAATGGCCATCAGGAATCATGCCGGCAACCTATTTCTCAAACCCTACTGCTGAGTTTAACGGAACTATGGAACAGATCATGAACCAGAAATACCTGGCTTTATTCTTTAATGACTACCAGCAATGGTTTGAATATCGTCGTACTGGATTTCCCAGGTTGCCAAAAACACCTTATATGTATCATAATGGAGTAATGCCGAGTCGTTTTATGTACCATAACGATGTTCGTAGATTTAATCTGGAGAATTATAATATTGCTGCTCAACGTATCGGTGGTGATGACGTAATGACCCGGGTATGGTGGGAAAAATAA